Within Hydractinia symbiolongicarpus strain clone_291-10 chromosome 11, HSymV2.1, whole genome shotgun sequence, the genomic segment TGCAGCAAGTATGCCGAAAAACCTGTGGATATTGTACCGACAAAAAACCTTCAACAAAGGCTCCTACTCCTTGTTGTACTACAACTATAATTACTCATCCCACGacaacaactacaacaattAAGCCGACAACAACTTCAAGTACGACAACTAGGACAACGACTACACCAACAACAACATCGACCACGACAACTAAACCGACAACCTCTACCATGACGACAACGACTACACCAACAACAACATCGATCACGACAACTAAACCGACAACCTCTAccacgacgacaacaacaactactACACCAACAACAAGATCAACAACGACAACTAAACCGACAACAACGACAGAAACAACAGCGTCGACCACGGCAAGCTCTACAACAGCATCGACCACGGCAAGCTCTACAACGACGACAGCGGCTaccacagcaacaacaacatccACCACTACATTATCGACGACAAACAAATTatcgacaacaacaaaaaagaaagcaCCAACTACTCGAGCAACACCTAGAACATATCCCACTTGGAGTAAGTAGCTTTGTGTTTTTAAGTTATGCATTGTTTGTAAACAACCTGGCCGGGGATCtagtttaaaaagttattttttatcgccTTTTTAGTTTTACATTATTCTTAGCCGATTACTTAAATAAGCCTGTATTTTTAGCAAGAATGaaaaactgtttcaaaaacaacgtttTTTGCTTCATTTGCAAATGTGTTTACCAGAAAAACAAGAACAGTAACAGCCAATAATCAcccaaactctttttttttctggttccataaGTTTCCCAAATATTGGCTGTTCTAGTACTAAGTTGCTTTTGAACAGAATTCAGACAAATTAGAAGAAAagcaaaatataattaaaaccgAAAAGCCAAGTGTAAACGAGGCGTTTATATAGAGACTGACAATTTTTGTGGCTGCTATCATGGTTATAATCTTTATTAGAAAAGCTGCGCAATTTTACATAAGATGCGCGAATAAAAAAAAACGAGGTGAAAAAGTCAAAAAGGCTGATCAATTTGTATTTTAATCTGTTGTTGTGAAAGTCGAAGTGGTACACAGCGAAAAAATCTTATTCGGTCAACTAATcgccaaaaaaattttgttgaccgAATTTTGCAACGCTTGAAACAAATATGAGAATGCTTTAAAGCAGTTAAGCTTGGTTTCCACCTAGCGCTAACTAGTGCTAACGAGCGGTAACATTCATTAGCTGTACCATTTTATTTTTCCATATAATTATAGCTAACAGTAATTATTTATTACAATAAAACTTCTCTATTTAAGatacgaaatttaaaaaaatttgtccactttcgaataaaaaaagactttccATCACTTTCTGAACATAGAAAATCGGCTTTCTTTGATTTTGAGCGGTAGCTAGcgctaaatataagaaaaattcaTATTTAGCGCTAGTTACCGCTCGTAAAAAAGTTACCGCTATCAAGCggtaactttcatttttttcagtTTCCACTAAAGAAAAGTTACTGCTCATTTTTTCATCGCTAGTTACCGCTCATTAGCGCTAGTTAGCGCTACATGGAAACCAAGCTTTAAAGATTTAATTCTTTGTTATAAACACGAAATTCAGTAATTGTCTTTTCCAAACCATCTCccgataaattttaaaaaagagctATATAataagtttgtttacaattcCCTACTTCTTGATTAGTTGGTTATATGTTCTAATTTTCTTCAAGCATATTATCCAATATTATGCTGCTGCAtataaagcttttaaaaaaatatcgacAGACTCTACATTTACGGCTTGTAGAGATTTCGGCTTTGGTGCGTTAAATCAATTTATGATAGAAAAGCTGTTTCTATATATGTAACACATTTGTGATAGCGTTCTTTCATTTCGGgaaatagcaaaaaaaacaGCAATCATGTCTGTAATTGTAGTCGAGTTGTATGTGTTTCGATATTACAAATCACATGGATTCAATCAGGTCCTACAAAGCATACGTATCTCTTATCTTTTCACGGTTGGAttaactatttttgttttgttttagctaCAAGAAAGCCATGCAAAGACAGACTGGGGAACTGTGAGGACTTACCTAAGTCCTATTGTGAGATTGGTGCATTGTGGAGACGCTACATGGAATTATCATGCCgaaaatattgtaaattttgttaaatttaaaataatttttctttcataatATGCCTTCTTTTGTATAAAGCACCTGTCATTCTTAAAATCTCATGCATTTTTGTGGTAAATTTGATTTTCGACTTAAAAGGAATTgacctttgaattagaaataaataataatatacccgtataataataatatacccGTAGGCTAAACCGTCCGTTGAATAATTCATTATATTACTTTTGACGCttgttaaacttttgtttttatttctaagaACTTCGTGTTGATTTTAGTTATTCAAATGCTTTACCATACATGTGTAAAGTAATCGAAAAGAATTGCAATGAGAATATGTAAACATAAAGTgacttctaaaaaaattatacgaATATTGAAAATCAATCCCT encodes:
- the LOC130614681 gene encoding salivary glue protein Sgs-3-like yields the protein MAFFSWMLLACFGTVIVASWDEKPGGCYDKSPVCKRNIRDCKLVHSRWVMQQVCRKTCGYCTDKKPSTKAPTPCCTTTIITHPTTTTTTIKPTTTSSTTTRTTTTPTTTSTTTTKPTTSTMTTTTTPTTTSITTTKPTTSTTTTTTTTTPTTRSTTTTKPTTTTETTASTTASSTTASTTASSTTTTAATTATTTSTTTLSTTNKLSTTTKKKAPTTRATPRTYPTWTTRKPCKDRLGNCEDLPKSYCEIGALWRRYMELSCRKYCKFC